One Rhodospirillales bacterium DNA segment encodes these proteins:
- the acs gene encoding acetate--CoA ligase, with protein MTEEHVFPVTESIAKTAYIDNDTYLAWYKRSVEDPEGFWAEHGKRIDWIKPFTKVKDVSFNAPNVHIRWFYDGTLNVSANCLDRHLATRGDQTAILFEGDDPSVSKAITYRQLHEQVCKFANVLKGIGVKKGDRVTLYLPMIPELAVAMLACTRVGAIHSIVFGGFSPDSLANRVQDCDSTVVVTSDEGLRGGRKVALKSNADQALATCPSVNKVVVVKHTGGACDWTDGRDVWWHDLMDGASADCPPEEMNAEDPLFILYTSGSTGKPKGVLHTTGGYLVYASMTHQYVFDYHDGDIYWCTADIGWVTGHSYIVYGPLANGATTIMFEGVPNYPDASRFWQVVDKHKVNIFYTAPTAIRALMREGEALVKTSSRASLRILGSVGEPINPEAWMWYYSVVGDSRCPIVDTWWQTETGGILITPLPGATPLKPGSATRPFFGVQPSLVDADGVVLEGATSGNLCINDAWPGMMRTVYQDHDRFEQTYFSTYPGRYFTGDGCRRDADGYYWITGRVDDVINVSGHRMGTAEVESALVAHPKVAEAAVVGFPHDLKGQGIYAYVTLNAGENPTEDLRKELVAWVRKEIGPIASPDVIQWAPGLPKTRSGKIMRRILRKIAENDFGSLGDTSTLADPTVVNDLIEHRASA; from the coding sequence ATGACCGAAGAGCACGTGTTTCCAGTTACTGAATCCATAGCTAAAACTGCGTATATCGACAACGACACCTATCTTGCCTGGTACAAACGGTCGGTCGAGGACCCCGAAGGGTTCTGGGCCGAGCACGGCAAGCGGATCGATTGGATCAAGCCCTTCACCAAGGTGAAGGACGTGAGCTTTAATGCCCCAAACGTGCATATCCGTTGGTTCTATGACGGCACGCTGAATGTGTCCGCTAACTGCCTCGACAGGCACCTTGCCACGCGCGGCGATCAGACGGCCATTCTGTTCGAAGGCGACGATCCGTCGGTCTCTAAGGCGATCACCTATCGGCAGCTGCACGAGCAGGTATGTAAGTTCGCCAACGTATTGAAAGGGATCGGCGTTAAGAAGGGCGACCGCGTCACCCTTTACCTGCCGATGATCCCCGAACTCGCCGTGGCGATGCTGGCATGTACCCGCGTGGGTGCCATCCATTCCATCGTCTTTGGCGGCTTCTCGCCGGACTCCCTGGCTAACCGTGTCCAGGATTGCGATTCCACGGTTGTCGTCACCTCGGACGAGGGTCTGCGCGGCGGGCGCAAAGTGGCGCTGAAGTCCAACGCGGACCAGGCACTGGCGACCTGCCCGTCGGTCAACAAGGTCGTCGTCGTCAAGCACACGGGCGGAGCCTGCGACTGGACGGACGGCCGCGACGTCTGGTGGCACGACTTGATGGACGGCGCGTCGGCAGACTGCCCACCGGAAGAGATGAACGCCGAGGATCCGTTGTTTATCCTCTATACGTCCGGCTCGACGGGCAAGCCCAAGGGCGTTCTTCATACGACCGGTGGCTATCTTGTCTATGCGTCGATGACCCATCAATACGTCTTCGACTATCACGACGGCGACATCTACTGGTGCACGGCCGACATCGGCTGGGTCACCGGGCACAGCTATATCGTCTACGGACCGCTCGCCAACGGCGCGACGACGATCATGTTCGAGGGCGTGCCCAACTATCCCGACGCCTCGCGCTTCTGGCAGGTGGTCGACAAGCACAAGGTTAATATCTTTTACACTGCCCCAACCGCGATCCGCGCGCTCATGCGCGAAGGAGAAGCGCTGGTGAAAACCTCCTCGCGGGCCTCACTGCGCATCCTGGGGTCGGTCGGCGAGCCGATCAATCCGGAAGCGTGGATGTGGTATTACTCGGTGGTCGGTGACAGCCGGTGCCCGATCGTCGATACATGGTGGCAGACAGAGACGGGCGGAATTCTGATCACGCCGCTGCCGGGTGCCACGCCGCTGAAGCCGGGATCGGCAACGCGGCCGTTCTTCGGCGTTCAGCCCAGCCTAGTCGACGCCGACGGCGTGGTTCTCGAAGGCGCAACATCCGGCAACCTATGCATCAACGATGCGTGGCCGGGCATGATGCGGACGGTCTATCAGGATCATGACCGCTTCGAGCAGACGTACTTCTCGACCTACCCCGGCCGCTATTTCACCGGCGACGGCTGCCGGCGCGACGCGGACGGCTATTATTGGATTACCGGTCGCGTCGATGACGTGATCAACGTTTCGGGACACCGCATGGGCACCGCAGAGGTCGAAAGCGCGCTCGTCGCCCATCCGAAGGTCGCGGAAGCCGCCGTCGTCGGTTTCCCCCATGACCTGAAGGGCCAGGGCATCTACGCGTACGTCACGCTTAATGCCGGGGAGAACCCGACGGAGGATCTCCGCAAGGAGCTCGTGGCCTGGGTCCGCAAGGAGATCGGCCCCATCGCATCGCCGGATGTGATCCAGTGGGCGCCGGGCCTGCCGAAGACCCGCTCCGGCAAGATCATGCGCCGCATCTTGCGCAAGATCGCCGAGAACGACTTCGGGTCCCTGGGTGATACGTCGACGCTGGCCGATCCCACCGTCGTCAACGACTTGATTGAGCACCGCGCCAGCGCCTGA
- a CDS encoding Rieske 2Fe-2S domain-containing protein: protein MRHALCRFQDIPDRGSEGFVVAGAAEAIPVMALRRGERVYVYVNSCPHWGSPLDLVPGRFLDRRGEYALCSTHGARFRVEDGVCVSGPCRGAALIPLQAIVEDGSVMIVD from the coding sequence ATGCGGCACGCGCTGTGCCGGTTTCAGGATATTCCCGATCGTGGATCGGAAGGTTTTGTCGTCGCGGGCGCGGCCGAGGCGATCCCGGTGATGGCGCTTCGACGCGGCGAGCGTGTCTACGTCTACGTGAATTCCTGCCCGCACTGGGGCTCGCCGCTCGATCTTGTGCCGGGACGCTTCCTCGACCGTCGGGGGGAATACGCGCTATGTTCGACGCATGGAGCGCGATTTCGCGTCGAGGATGGCGTGTGCGTCAGCGGTCCATGCCGCGGCGCGGCCCTGATTCCGCTTCAGGCAATAGTGGAAGATGGTTCGGTGATGATCGTCGATTGA
- a CDS encoding EVE domain-containing protein gives MAYWLVKSEPGAWSWQQQVATGTTSWDGVRSHQATNNMKAMRLGDRAFFYHSGAAREIVGVVEVTGEFHLDPKDPSGRFGMVDVRSVGEVPTPIALAAIKADPRLAHLALVRQSRLSVMPVDDDSWQILCAMGGLAA, from the coding sequence TTGGCTTACTGGCTGGTGAAATCGGAACCAGGCGCCTGGTCGTGGCAACAGCAGGTGGCCACGGGTACGACATCGTGGGATGGCGTGCGCAGCCATCAGGCGACGAACAACATGAAAGCGATGCGGCTTGGAGATCGCGCGTTCTTCTACCACTCCGGCGCTGCGCGTGAGATTGTCGGCGTCGTCGAGGTAACCGGCGAATTTCATCTTGATCCTAAAGACCCGTCCGGCCGTTTCGGCATGGTCGATGTCCGCAGCGTCGGTGAAGTGCCGACGCCGATCGCCCTGGCGGCGATCAAGGCCGACCCCCGCCTCGCCCACCTCGCGCTGGTGCGTCAGTCGCGGCTCTCGGTGATGCCGGTCGACGATGACTCATGGCAGATCCTTTGCGCCATGGGCGGACTTGCGGCCTGA
- a CDS encoding YciI family protein, with protein sequence MHFVFYCKDKPGSEQIRIANRSAHLDYLEAHRDRLLCAGPLLADGSDSIRMIGSLLILELADQAAAETFAAGDPYARAGLFESVSIHPWRKVFPKS encoded by the coding sequence ATGCATTTCGTCTTCTATTGCAAGGATAAGCCGGGCAGCGAACAGATCCGCATCGCCAACCGGTCGGCCCATCTCGACTATCTCGAGGCGCATCGCGACCGGTTGTTATGCGCCGGTCCACTGCTCGCCGACGGGAGCGACAGCATACGGATGATCGGCAGCCTTCTAATCCTCGAACTCGCGGACCAGGCCGCGGCTGAGACGTTCGCCGCCGGTGACCCCTATGCCCGCGCCGGCCTGTTCGAGAGCGTCAGCATTCATCCGTGGCGCAAGGTGTTCCCCAAGTCTTGA
- a CDS encoding NAD(P)-dependent glycerol-3-phosphate dehydrogenase, whose protein sequence is MIERIGILGAGAWGTALAIAARRSGRAVILQARDPSTAAAIARQKENARYLPGVRLDDGIRLVSAPRDAIAGADAVLLAVPAQALRAVLQRCACDWPPGLPAVICAKGIEEQTCALMSEVIADVIPAAPVCVLSGPSFAAEAAREQPTAVTFACADPGLRQTLPVALGSRSFRIYSSDDVVGAELGGAVKNVLAIACGIVAGKSLGDNARAALITRGVAELARFAASMGARPETVFGLSGLGDLVLTCSAFQSRNFSLGVALGRGKPLNEILESRNTVVEGVYTAASVTEIARRDGVDMPICAAVDAVLNRGADLERTIADLLARPLRAEVFAA, encoded by the coding sequence ATGATCGAACGCATCGGCATACTCGGCGCGGGCGCATGGGGCACGGCGCTCGCCATCGCGGCGCGACGCAGCGGACGCGCCGTCATCCTGCAGGCGCGCGATCCGTCCACTGCGGCGGCGATCGCAAGACAAAAAGAGAACGCCCGCTACCTGCCCGGCGTCAGACTTGATGATGGCATTCGCCTCGTCAGCGCGCCGCGCGACGCCATCGCCGGTGCCGACGCCGTGCTGCTGGCGGTGCCGGCGCAGGCGCTGCGTGCCGTGCTGCAACGATGCGCGTGCGACTGGCCACCGGGTCTCCCGGCGGTGATCTGCGCCAAGGGTATCGAGGAGCAGACGTGCGCCCTGATGAGCGAGGTGATCGCCGACGTCATTCCTGCCGCGCCCGTCTGCGTCTTGTCCGGCCCCAGCTTTGCCGCCGAGGCGGCGCGCGAGCAGCCCACGGCGGTTACCTTCGCCTGCGCCGATCCGGGGTTGCGCCAGACGCTGCCGGTGGCGCTCGGCTCACGGTCCTTTCGGATTTATTCCTCGGATGATGTCGTCGGCGCCGAACTTGGCGGCGCCGTCAAGAACGTTCTGGCCATTGCCTGCGGCATCGTTGCCGGCAAATCTTTGGGCGATAACGCGCGGGCGGCCCTGATTACCCGCGGTGTCGCGGAACTGGCCCGCTTCGCCGCGTCGATGGGCGCCCGGCCGGAAACCGTCTTCGGTCTGAGCGGCCTGGGTGACCTCGTCCTGACCTGCTCGGCGTTCCAGTCACGCAATTTCTCGCTCGGCGTTGCCCTGGGAAGAGGCAAGCCACTCAACGAAATACTGGAATCGCGGAACACCGTCGTCGAGGGTGTTTACACGGCAGCTTCCGTGACCGAGATTGCTCGCCGTGATGGAGTCGACATGCCGATTTGCGCCGCCGTCGATGCCGTGCTCAATCGCGGCGCCGATCTCGAACGGACGATCGCCGATTTACTCGCCCGCCCACTGCGTGCCGAAGTATTCGCCGCCTGA
- a CDS encoding methylmalonyl-CoA mutase small subunit, which produces MTNQEIKFADGFSMPTHEQWVAEVEKALKGAPFDKRMYTKTYEGVTLKPIYTRQDWPSAGDPSGFPGAAPFTRGAKAAGTRVDNWDMRQTYAYPDPSKCNDIILNELSRGVTSVTVRFDAAASAGLDVDAAGAAGLAGDDGVMVYTLDDLDRLLTGVYLDLIAVSLEAGAQFLPAAAMLQALWTRRRVAPEAAKGAFNADPLATLAKTGSLPTGLDAALAQMADLARQTAATLPQVTAVGVDTSAYHSAGATESQDLAASMATAIVYLKAMMAAGLDVDTACRQILFTYSVPCDQFLAISKLRAARKIWARIAEACGASETARGMKLNAVTASRMMSKRDPWVNMLRTTVACFAAAVAGADSITVQPFGAALGLADELGRRIARNTQVILAEESNLAKVIDPAGGSWYVESRTDDLAQAAWAEFQAIEKAGGMASVIADGSFAGKIAAAFAEREVALSKRRDPLTGVSEFPNILEAPLDLAVADAATALKSACERLPKARADGEGAAKALAGAKPGAITTAAVLAASAGATIGQMAEAMKGETTSVDPLPHHRLAERFEALRDAADAFKQKTGSLPKIFLANLGSVAQHTGRATFAKNFFEVAGIEAIGNAGFGDVESCVAAFKDSGATIAILCSADPVYETMAVPTAEALKASGCAFLFLAGNPGDKRQTYAAAGVDDFIFMGGDLLKTTQSALAFLGVI; this is translated from the coding sequence ATGACCAACCAAGAGATCAAGTTCGCCGACGGCTTTTCCATGCCGACCCACGAACAATGGGTTGCCGAGGTGGAAAAGGCACTGAAGGGTGCGCCCTTCGATAAGCGCATGTACACCAAAACCTATGAAGGGGTGACCCTGAAGCCGATCTACACGCGGCAGGACTGGCCCTCGGCGGGCGATCCCTCGGGGTTCCCGGGCGCGGCGCCGTTTACCCGCGGTGCGAAGGCGGCCGGTACCCGGGTCGATAACTGGGATATGCGGCAGACGTATGCCTATCCCGATCCGTCGAAATGTAACGACATCATCTTGAACGAATTATCCCGCGGCGTGACCTCGGTGACGGTGCGCTTCGACGCGGCGGCCTCGGCGGGTCTCGACGTGGACGCCGCCGGCGCGGCAGGGCTCGCCGGCGACGACGGCGTGATGGTCTATACCCTCGACGATCTCGACCGGCTGCTGACCGGGGTTTACCTCGACCTGATCGCGGTCTCACTCGAAGCGGGGGCACAATTCCTTCCCGCCGCGGCAATGCTGCAGGCGCTTTGGACCCGTCGTCGCGTGGCGCCCGAGGCGGCGAAAGGCGCGTTCAACGCCGATCCGCTGGCGACGCTGGCGAAAACCGGCAGCCTGCCGACGGGGCTCGATGCGGCGCTGGCGCAGATGGCCGACCTCGCCCGGCAGACGGCGGCGACGTTGCCCCAGGTCACCGCGGTTGGGGTCGATACGTCGGCGTATCACAGCGCTGGGGCCACGGAGAGCCAGGATCTCGCCGCGTCGATGGCGACCGCCATCGTCTATCTGAAGGCGATGATGGCCGCGGGGCTTGATGTCGACACCGCCTGTCGGCAAATCCTGTTCACCTATTCCGTTCCGTGCGATCAGTTCCTTGCGATCAGCAAGTTGAGGGCGGCGCGCAAGATCTGGGCGCGAATTGCCGAAGCGTGCGGCGCGTCCGAGACGGCCCGCGGCATGAAGCTGAACGCCGTCACCGCCTCCCGGATGATGAGCAAGCGCGATCCATGGGTGAACATGCTGCGGACAACCGTCGCCTGCTTCGCCGCCGCGGTCGCCGGCGCGGACTCGATTACCGTGCAGCCGTTCGGCGCCGCGCTGGGGCTGGCTGATGAGCTTGGCCGCCGCATCGCCCGCAATACCCAGGTGATCCTCGCCGAAGAGTCCAACCTTGCCAAGGTGATCGATCCGGCAGGGGGGTCGTGGTACGTCGAAAGCCGCACCGACGATCTCGCTCAAGCCGCCTGGGCGGAATTTCAGGCGATTGAGAAAGCCGGCGGCATGGCGAGCGTGATCGCGGACGGCAGCTTCGCCGGCAAGATCGCGGCGGCGTTCGCCGAGCGCGAGGTGGCGCTTTCCAAGCGGCGTGATCCACTGACCGGCGTGAGCGAATTTCCCAATATTCTTGAAGCGCCGCTCGACCTCGCGGTTGCCGACGCGGCGACGGCATTGAAGTCCGCCTGCGAGCGGCTGCCGAAGGCGCGCGCTGATGGCGAGGGTGCCGCCAAGGCGCTGGCCGGCGCCAAGCCCGGGGCGATCACGACAGCCGCGGTGCTGGCTGCATCGGCCGGTGCCACGATCGGGCAGATGGCCGAGGCGATGAAGGGTGAGACGACCTCCGTCGATCCCCTGCCGCACCATCGGCTGGCGGAGCGTTTCGAAGCGTTGCGCGATGCCGCCGATGCCTTCAAGCAGAAGACCGGTTCGCTGCCGAAGATTTTCCTCGCCAATCTCGGCAGCGTCGCCCAGCACACCGGTCGGGCGACCTTTGCCAAGAACTTCTTCGAGGTCGCCGGCATCGAGGCGATCGGCAATGCCGGCTTTGGCGACGTCGAAAGCTGCGTTGCCGCGTTCAAGGACAGCGGTGCTACGATCGCCATCCTGTGTTCCGCCGATCCGGTCTACGAAACCATGGCCGTGCCGACCGCCGAAGCGCTTAAGGCGTCCGGCTGCGCGTTTTTGTTCCTCGCCGGGAACCCCGGCGACAAGCGGCAGACCTACGCTGCCGCGGGCGTCGACGATTTCATTTTCATGGGCGGTGATCTTCTAAAAACGACACAATCCGCCCTCGCGTTCTTGGGAGTGATTTGA
- the scpA gene encoding methylmalonyl-CoA mutase, with translation MAGIPDFTNIPLQPGNLPPQDGGLAAWSKRFEAETGRAPSAFVWDTPEHIPVKPLYSAADLDGVDHLDTMAGIPPYLRGPYPAMYVTQPWTIRQYAGFSTAKDSNAFYRRNLAAGQKGLSVAFDLATHRGYDSDNPRVAGDVGMAGVAIDSIMDMRVLFDSIPLDQMTVSMTMNGAVLPILALYIVAAEEQGVKHEQLAGTIQNDILKEFMVRNTYIYPPTPSIRIISDIFGFTSQNMPKFNSISISGYHMQEAGATADLEMAYTLADGVEYARCGLKAGLTIDKFAPRLSFFWAIGMNFYMEVAKMRAARLLWAKLIKQFDPKNNKSLALRTHSQTSGWSLTAQDVYNNVVRTCIEAMGATQGHTQSLHTNSFDEALALPTDFSARIARNTQLFLQQESGTTQVIDPWGGSYYVERLTRELAEKAWGHIQEVEQSGGMAKAIEAGIPKLRIEEAAARTQARIDSGRQTVVGVNKYLLAEKEDVPVLKVDNAQVRAQQIAQLEQLRKERDPSVVEQKLAALTKAADTGEGNLLGLAVEAARAKCTVGEISSALEKVYGRHKAEIKAISGVYSGEVGEKSDVVKTVHKMVETFEVNDGRRPRILIAKMGQDGHDRGQKVIASAFADLGFDVDIGPLFQTPAEVARQAVENDVHVVGASSLAAGHLTLVPELKKELKALGREDILIVVGGVIPPQDYEALYAAGAEAIYPPGTVISQAAISLLGALNTRLGYTSEAA, from the coding sequence ATGGCCGGGATCCCCGATTTCACCAACATTCCTCTGCAGCCCGGCAATTTGCCGCCACAGGACGGGGGGCTCGCCGCGTGGTCGAAGCGCTTCGAGGCCGAGACCGGCCGTGCGCCGTCGGCATTCGTCTGGGATACGCCGGAGCACATTCCGGTCAAGCCGCTCTATTCCGCGGCCGACCTCGATGGGGTCGATCACCTTGATACGATGGCGGGAATCCCGCCGTATCTGCGTGGTCCCTACCCGGCGATGTACGTGACCCAGCCGTGGACGATCCGCCAGTATGCCGGCTTTTCGACCGCTAAGGATTCAAACGCGTTCTATCGCCGCAACCTCGCGGCGGGACAAAAGGGCCTTTCCGTCGCTTTCGACCTCGCGACCCACCGCGGCTACGATTCCGATAATCCGCGCGTCGCTGGCGACGTCGGCATGGCCGGCGTGGCGATCGATTCGATCATGGACATGCGCGTGCTGTTCGACAGCATCCCGCTCGACCAGATGACGGTATCGATGACGATGAACGGCGCGGTGCTGCCGATCCTCGCGCTCTACATCGTTGCAGCCGAAGAGCAAGGGGTGAAGCACGAGCAACTCGCCGGGACCATCCAGAACGACATTCTCAAGGAATTCATGGTCCGCAATACCTACATCTATCCGCCAACGCCTTCGATCCGCATCATTTCCGATATCTTCGGCTTCACCTCGCAGAACATGCCGAAGTTCAACTCGATCTCGATTTCCGGCTATCACATGCAGGAAGCGGGCGCGACGGCCGACCTCGAGATGGCGTATACGCTCGCCGACGGTGTCGAGTATGCCCGTTGCGGTCTCAAGGCCGGGCTGACCATCGATAAGTTCGCGCCGCGGCTGTCGTTCTTCTGGGCGATCGGCATGAACTTCTACATGGAAGTGGCCAAGATGCGGGCGGCGCGCCTGTTGTGGGCGAAACTGATCAAGCAGTTCGATCCGAAGAACAACAAGTCGCTGGCACTTCGCACCCATTCGCAGACGTCGGGTTGGAGCCTGACGGCGCAGGACGTCTACAACAACGTCGTGCGCACGTGCATCGAGGCAATGGGGGCGACGCAGGGCCATACCCAGTCGCTGCATACCAATTCGTTCGACGAGGCGCTGGCGCTGCCGACCGATTTTTCCGCCCGCATCGCCCGCAACACCCAGCTCTTCTTGCAGCAGGAAAGCGGCACGACGCAGGTCATCGATCCCTGGGGCGGCTCCTACTACGTCGAGCGCCTCACCCGCGAACTCGCGGAAAAGGCGTGGGGCCACATCCAGGAGGTCGAGCAGTCCGGCGGCATGGCCAAGGCGATCGAGGCCGGCATTCCCAAGCTGCGCATCGAGGAAGCCGCGGCACGGACCCAGGCGCGCATCGATTCCGGCCGGCAGACGGTGGTCGGCGTCAACAAGTATTTGCTCGCCGAGAAAGAGGACGTACCGGTCCTCAAGGTCGACAACGCGCAGGTGCGCGCCCAGCAGATCGCCCAACTCGAGCAGCTTCGCAAGGAGCGCGATCCCAGCGTCGTTGAACAGAAGCTGGCAGCCTTGACCAAGGCGGCGGATACGGGCGAGGGCAACCTTTTGGGTCTGGCCGTCGAGGCGGCGCGCGCGAAGTGCACCGTGGGCGAAATCTCGTCCGCGCTCGAGAAGGTCTATGGCCGCCACAAGGCCGAGATCAAGGCGATCTCCGGCGTCTACAGCGGCGAGGTCGGGGAGAAATCGGACGTGGTCAAGACGGTTCATAAGATGGTCGAGACGTTCGAGGTGAATGACGGTCGCCGCCCGCGTATCCTCATCGCCAAGATGGGCCAGGATGGCCACGACCGTGGCCAGAAGGTGATCGCCTCGGCGTTCGCCGATCTCGGCTTCGATGTCGACATCGGCCCGCTGTTCCAGACACCGGCGGAAGTCGCGCGGCAGGCGGTCGAGAACGACGTGCACGTCGTCGGCGCGAGTTCGCTGGCCGCCGGGCACCTGACCTTGGTCCCTGAGCTGAAAAAGGAGCTGAAGGCGCTGGGTCGCGAGGACATCCTCATCGTCGTCGGCGGGGTCATCCCGCCGCAGGATTACGAGGCCCTGTACGCAGCAGGAGCCGAGGCGATCTACCCGCCGGGCACCGTGATCAGCCAGGCGGCGATCAGTTTGCTCGGTGCTCTGAACACCCGCCTTGGCTACACCAGCGAAGCCGCCTAA
- the meaB gene encoding methylmalonyl Co-A mutase-associated GTPase MeaB, whose translation MVAGVLAGDRAMLGRAITFIESRNPNHQRLAAEISLRLLPHSGNAFRIGITGVPGVGKSTFVEAFGCNLCREGRKVAVLAVDPTSPLSGGSILGDKTRMANLSVEDNAFIRPSPSGGTLGGVTRTTRQTMVVCEAAGFDVILIETVGAGQSEVAVADMTDFFLVLMLPGAGDELQGIKKGVLEIADMIVVNKADADNEIKAKQAVIHYRNALHIMQQRSPNWLPPVTMCSALKNIGLDDVWAKLQLYREKLTISGEFREKRQSQRWKAMWSMLQDRLMNDVKTHPKVIEALPRIHAELHNEKLTVTLAMEQILRLARDA comes from the coding sequence ATGGTCGCGGGGGTGCTGGCGGGCGACCGGGCGATGCTCGGCCGCGCGATCACCTTCATCGAAAGCCGGAACCCCAACCATCAACGTCTGGCGGCCGAGATCAGCCTGAGGTTGCTGCCTCATTCGGGCAACGCCTTTCGGATTGGTATCACCGGCGTTCCGGGCGTCGGCAAGAGTACCTTCGTCGAGGCGTTCGGCTGTAACCTGTGTCGCGAGGGGCGCAAGGTCGCCGTTCTTGCCGTCGATCCGACGAGCCCGCTGAGCGGTGGCAGCATACTCGGCGACAAAACGCGCATGGCCAATCTCAGCGTCGAGGACAACGCGTTCATTCGGCCCTCGCCATCGGGCGGCACCCTGGGCGGGGTTACCCGCACGACCCGGCAGACGATGGTGGTCTGCGAGGCCGCCGGCTTCGACGTCATCCTGATCGAGACGGTCGGCGCCGGTCAGTCCGAGGTCGCCGTCGCCGATATGACCGATTTCTTTCTGGTCCTGATGCTGCCGGGCGCCGGCGACGAATTGCAGGGGATCAAGAAGGGCGTGCTTGAGATCGCCGATATGATCGTCGTCAACAAGGCGGACGCCGACAATGAAATCAAGGCGAAACAGGCGGTCATCCACTACCGGAACGCGCTGCACATCATGCAGCAGCGCAGTCCCAACTGGCTGCCGCCGGTGACGATGTGCAGCGCGCTGAAAAATATCGGGCTGGACGACGTCTGGGCCAAGCTACAGCTTTACCGGGAAAAGCTCACCATCAGCGGGGAGTTTCGTGAAAAGCGGCAGAGCCAGCGGTGGAAGGCGATGTGGAGCATGCTCCAGGACCGGCTGATGAACGACGTCAAGACGCACCCGAAGGTCATCGAGGCGCTTCCCCGTATCCACGCGGAACTTCACAACGAAAAACTGACCGTCACCCTCGCAATGGAGCAGATCCTGCGTCTGGCGCGCGACGCCTGA
- a CDS encoding hemerythrin domain-containing protein, whose product MRAGFMTEVMRVLRREHANMAALIKTLEWQISEFEAGRTPDYDVIRSVVDYFLSFPDLYHHPKEDIVFGKLAERAPDDTKRIGDLRSEHESLGARTRELSAGLSAVLEEAHVPREAFVRWARSFIDLQEAHMQMEETEFFPTALEKLSAADWEDLEAQMTTPDDPLFGEHVGQRFESLRKSILRWHSEHQQINGDRQP is encoded by the coding sequence ATGAGGGCAGGTTTCATGACGGAAGTGATGCGGGTGTTGCGACGGGAACATGCCAACATGGCGGCACTGATCAAGACTCTCGAGTGGCAGATAAGCGAGTTTGAGGCTGGGCGTACGCCCGATTACGACGTCATTCGTAGCGTTGTCGACTACTTTCTGAGTTTCCCCGATCTCTACCATCATCCCAAGGAAGATATCGTGTTCGGCAAGCTGGCGGAGCGGGCGCCGGACGACACCAAGCGCATCGGCGACCTGCGGAGCGAGCACGAGAGCCTCGGCGCGCGAACGCGTGAGTTGTCGGCTGGACTGAGCGCCGTCCTCGAAGAAGCGCACGTCCCGCGCGAGGCGTTCGTCCGTTGGGCGCGAAGCTTCATCGACCTGCAGGAAGCCCACATGCAAATGGAGGAGACGGAGTTCTTTCCGACAGCGCTGGAAAAGCTCTCCGCCGCTGATTGGGAAGACCTGGAAGCGCAGATGACGACGCCCGACGACCCCTTGTTCGGCGAGCATGTCGGACAGCGCTTCGAGAGCCTTCGCAAGAGCATCTTGCGCTGGCATTCCGAACACCAGCAAATCAACGGTGACCGCCAGCCATAG